A region from the Colwellia sp. PAMC 21821 genome encodes:
- a CDS encoding AzlC family ABC transporter permease translates to MALTKKKARWLMAKKGFLDMLPLNLAVLPWGILCGSLAIQRDFSALEAILMPLIVFAGSAQLVAIELIANNASLATILFTTFIISSRHFLYGLALRDKLKILPTKWRYGLGFLLTDELFALSSHRKSFVGQLRLIYAVVAGGSFYVFWLLWNVTGVIAGSFLPDLTHLGLDFAIAVTFIALVIPTIINLPILVTVIVAALLSVLFKLMQFELDLVAAALIAMYCGYLTDRFQHKNKDVETPDDDNNTLSPSVKDSA, encoded by the coding sequence ATGGCTCTTACTAAGAAAAAAGCGCGCTGGTTAATGGCGAAAAAAGGATTTTTAGACATGCTACCGCTTAATTTAGCGGTTTTGCCTTGGGGGATTCTTTGTGGCTCTTTAGCGATTCAGCGAGATTTTTCTGCCCTCGAAGCTATTTTAATGCCTCTCATCGTATTTGCTGGCTCAGCTCAACTGGTTGCTATTGAATTAATTGCGAATAATGCCTCATTGGCGACTATTTTGTTCACCACTTTTATTATTAGCTCGCGACACTTTTTGTATGGTTTGGCTTTGCGAGATAAATTAAAAATTTTACCAACCAAGTGGCGCTATGGACTTGGCTTTTTATTAACCGATGAACTATTTGCCTTGTCGAGTCATCGCAAGTCTTTTGTTGGGCAGTTGAGATTGATATATGCCGTAGTGGCTGGCGGAAGTTTCTACGTTTTTTGGTTGTTATGGAATGTAACAGGCGTTATTGCCGGTAGTTTTTTACCCGATTTAACCCATTTAGGCTTAGACTTTGCCATTGCTGTGACTTTTATTGCTTTAGTTATTCCAACCATCATTAACTTACCTATTTTAGTTACTGTTATTGTTGCTGCGCTGTTATCTGTGCTGTTTAAGTTAATGCAGTTTGAATTAGATTTAGTGGCGGCGGCATTAATTGCTATGTACTGCGGTTATCTTACTGATCGTTTTCAACATAAAAACAAAGATGTAGAAACTCCTGATGATGACAATAATACATTGAGTCCATCGGTTAAGGACAGCGCATGA
- a CDS encoding AzlD domain-containing protein, translating to MTLLTIVLMALITFTTRYLFIHPRLPVRLGAKMAKLLSFSAPAVLTAIWVPIIFIQQGELNVSLHNPYLIAASFAIVAAAKNKSIYLTMFIGLIAFVLSRYLLTQ from the coding sequence ATGACATTACTGACTATTGTGTTAATGGCACTGATCACTTTTACCACGCGTTATTTATTTATTCATCCACGCTTGCCTGTGCGCTTAGGGGCAAAAATGGCGAAGCTGTTAAGTTTTAGTGCGCCGGCGGTATTAACCGCTATTTGGGTCCCTATTATATTTATTCAGCAGGGTGAGTTAAATGTGTCACTGCATAATCCCTATCTAATTGCTGCATCATTTGCGATCGTGGCTGCGGCAAAAAACAAAAGTATCTATTTGACCATGTTTATTGGACTTATTGCGTTTGTTTTAAGTCGTTACCTTCTAACGCAATAA
- a CDS encoding peptidase M18 (catalyzes the removal of amino acids from the N termini of peptides), whose product MNLTKSLTTIAIVSALTFSQTSFVQAADTKTKAESPSSWLNLSAKELKAVERYATEYKDYIYKAPTELTFVTETIKRVKKQGFKELTEKSKLKPGARFYDVNRDRTITLIVIGKKPLEQGTRIVGAHIDAPRLELKGRPLFEKEKFAMFQTYIHGGIKTYQWVNIPLALVGRVDKKDGTTVNISVGFDENDPIFLVTDLAPHVDSPNRKRTSRDVIGKEELDIIVAAKPELDKKIKDQVSEYLKSEYDISVEDLVSAELALVPATKPRDVGFDRSMIAAYGQDDKASSIAAVKALTEQKTPEYTAIAYLVDNEEVGNINNTGASSTYLVDLISGLLHNQKGDSYNDYQLRKVLRNTKVISADVNPGVNPTWSNVWELGNAPRLGNGVNLKLYGGGFNANSEYMAWTRNYLDNADIKWQTSTYKGKASGGTIGSDLSNDNMEVIDFGIPILSIHSPYAVGSKVDLYSLYKAMSAFYQEK is encoded by the coding sequence ATGAATTTAACTAAATCATTAACTACTATCGCCATTGTAAGCGCTTTAACGTTTTCACAAACTAGCTTTGTTCAAGCGGCAGACACCAAAACTAAGGCTGAATCTCCATCTAGCTGGTTAAACTTAAGCGCTAAAGAGCTGAAAGCGGTAGAACGCTACGCAACTGAATATAAAGATTATATTTATAAAGCGCCGACGGAATTAACCTTCGTTACAGAGACTATTAAACGGGTTAAAAAACAAGGCTTTAAAGAGTTAACCGAAAAAAGTAAATTAAAACCAGGTGCGCGCTTTTATGACGTTAATCGTGACCGCACTATTACCCTGATTGTTATCGGTAAAAAACCATTAGAGCAAGGTACGCGTATCGTCGGTGCTCACATTGATGCCCCTCGTCTTGAGCTTAAAGGTCGACCTTTATTTGAAAAAGAAAAGTTTGCTATGTTTCAAACTTATATTCACGGCGGCATTAAAACCTATCAATGGGTTAATATTCCTTTAGCCTTGGTGGGGAGAGTGGATAAAAAGGATGGTACAACGGTTAATATTTCAGTTGGTTTTGATGAAAATGATCCTATCTTTTTGGTAACAGATCTTGCTCCCCATGTTGACTCGCCTAATCGTAAGCGCACCAGTCGCGATGTTATTGGTAAAGAAGAACTTGATATTATCGTTGCTGCCAAGCCTGAATTAGATAAAAAAATCAAAGACCAAGTCAGTGAGTATTTAAAGTCAGAATATGATATTTCAGTGGAGGATTTAGTTTCAGCTGAGCTTGCTTTAGTGCCTGCAACTAAACCACGCGATGTTGGTTTTGACCGCAGCATGATTGCAGCTTACGGCCAAGATGATAAAGCGTCTTCAATTGCTGCTGTTAAAGCACTTACCGAGCAAAAAACACCAGAATATACTGCTATTGCTTATTTAGTTGATAATGAAGAAGTGGGTAATATCAATAACACCGGTGCGAGCTCTACCTATTTAGTCGACTTAATTAGTGGCTTACTGCACAACCAAAAGGGCGATAGCTATAATGACTATCAATTGCGTAAAGTGTTACGTAATACCAAAGTAATTTCTGCTGACGTAAACCCAGGTGTTAATCCAACATGGTCAAATGTGTGGGAACTAGGGAATGCTCCGCGTTTGGGTAATGGCGTTAACTTAAAGCTTTATGGTGGAGGTTTTAATGCTAACTCTGAGTACATGGCGTGGACACGTAATTACTTAGATAATGCTGATATTAAATGGCAGACATCAACTTATAAAGGTAAGGCTTCTGGCGGTACCATTGGCAGTGATTTATCTAACGATAATATGGAGGTCATTGATTTTGGTATTCCAATTTTATCAATTCATTCACCTTATGCCGTTGGCTCAAAAGTTGATTTATATTCTTTGTACAAAGCGATGTCAGCGTTTTATCAAGAAAAGTAG